One genomic window of Paenisporosarcina antarctica includes the following:
- a CDS encoding zinc-dependent alcohol dehydrogenase — protein MKAVTFQGAKDVKVKEVPDAKLEKKDDIIVRITSTAICGTDLHIYRGSLPTKKDYVIGHEPMGIVEEVGPEVTKVKKGDRVVLPFNVACGVCIYCKNEMESQCDNSNDNPEVDSGGYFGLTERYGDYAGGQAEYLRVPYGNFMPFVIPPSCELEDESLLFLSDILPTAYWSVENSGLKPGDSVAVLGSGPVGLLVQKFAWMKGAKRVIVVDHLPYRLKHAIKMNKVEAFNFEEYDDIGAHIKELTNGGVDVVIDCVGMDGKLNALEKVGQKLKLQGGTLNAIDIGINSVRKFGTIQLTGVYGSMYNMFPLGYIFERNVTLKMGQAPVINYMPLLFDKITKGELDPTEIITHTVPLDQASKAYQTFHDHEDESIKFILKP, from the coding sequence ATGAAAGCAGTTACATTCCAAGGTGCAAAAGATGTAAAGGTAAAAGAAGTACCAGATGCAAAATTAGAAAAAAAGGATGATATTATCGTTCGCATCACGTCAACTGCAATTTGTGGAACCGATCTCCATATTTATAGAGGATCATTGCCCACAAAAAAAGATTATGTCATTGGTCACGAGCCAATGGGTATTGTAGAGGAAGTCGGTCCTGAAGTTACGAAAGTGAAAAAAGGAGACCGTGTTGTTCTTCCATTTAATGTTGCCTGCGGTGTTTGTATCTATTGTAAGAATGAAATGGAAAGCCAATGTGATAACTCTAATGATAATCCCGAAGTTGACTCCGGTGGATATTTCGGATTAACAGAAAGATATGGAGATTATGCAGGGGGACAAGCAGAATATTTGCGGGTACCTTATGGAAACTTTATGCCTTTTGTCATTCCTCCCTCGTGTGAACTTGAAGATGAATCCCTTCTTTTCCTTTCGGATATCCTTCCCACTGCATACTGGAGTGTAGAGAACTCTGGCTTGAAACCTGGAGATTCGGTGGCAGTATTAGGATCCGGTCCAGTTGGATTATTAGTTCAAAAATTCGCTTGGATGAAAGGTGCAAAACGAGTTATCGTAGTTGATCATCTTCCTTATAGACTAAAACATGCGATTAAAATGAATAAAGTTGAAGCCTTTAACTTTGAAGAATACGATGACATAGGAGCTCATATAAAGGAGTTAACTAACGGTGGTGTGGACGTGGTCATCGACTGTGTAGGCATGGACGGCAAATTAAATGCATTAGAAAAAGTGGGACAAAAACTGAAACTCCAAGGCGGGACATTGAATGCGATTGACATCGGGATAAATTCAGTGCGTAAATTTGGAACCATCCAACTGACCGGTGTTTATGGTTCTATGTACAATATGTTTCCACTAGGGTATATTTTCGAGCGCAATGTGACGTTGAAAATGGGCCAAGCACCAGTTATTAACTACATGCCCTTATTATTTGATAAAATCACAAAAGGCGAATTAGATCCCACTGAGATTATTACGCATACAGTACCGTTGGACCAAGCAAGTAAAGCGTATCAAACATTTCATGACCATGAAGATGAAAGCATTAAGTTCATTTTGAAACCATAG
- the gltB gene encoding glutamate synthase large subunit, with the protein MTKNGYPVSQGLYDPQQEHEACGIGMIANINGKQTHSIVQNAVNILCNLEHRGGQSSDTSTGDGAGILTQIPHRFFQKQCEKENIILPREGKYGIGMVFLPQDHEMRMKSKEFFERVIEEEGQTFLGWRPVPINDSFVGKVAAKTKPTIRQVFIQVSDDIKDQMEFERKLYIIRKRIEKELASVKGYEDVYISSLSTRTIVYKGMLIPEQLDSFYIDLNHPEFKSALALVHSRFSTNTFPSWKRSHPNRYSIHNGEFNTLRGNVNWMRAREHLCETEFFKDEDLKKVLPVIDADGSDSSMFDNTFEFLHLSGRSLAHTAMMMVPEPWANDKTIKEEKRDFYEYNSTLMEPWDGPAALVFTDGKQIVACLDRNGLRPARYYVTKDGMIVLGSEVGALDIFADDIEYKERLAPGKILLVDLEKGTIVPDEEVKLQVASEKPYKEWLTNLKELDDIPEATEQPPVHVGEQLLEQQLAFGYTREELNKIIKPLVLDGKDPVGSMGYDSPLAVLSKKPQLLYNYFKQLFAQVTNPPLDAIREQIITMVETTIGAEGNLVNPDADSCNHIRLKTPVLTNQQLEKLRQQQLDGFKASTFSTLFDATEGQGNMEKALQDIFEKVDQAVEEGTTLLILSDRGVTENQAAIPALLAVSGLQHHLIRNGSRTKVSILIESAEPREVHHFATLIGYGAEGINPYLAFDTVRDLVDKGDIIIDSFDQAVTNYINSVTDGIIKILSKIGISTIQSYRGAQIFEAVGIHMDVIEKYFTRTSSRLGGIGIDMIEKEVLMRHEIAFGDNRGSNKTLDAGDEFQYRSNGEDHQYNPSTIHTLQHACRTNNYEVFNKYTKMLTDETTNLQSLRGLLKFKDRQSVPIEEVESVEEICKRFKTGAMSYGAISLEAHEALAIAMNRIGGRSNSGEGGEGIDRFTPDANGDSRRSSIKQVASGRFGVTSHYLVNADEIQIKVAQGAKPGEGGHLPGKKVYPWIAEVRGSTPGVELISPPPHHDIYSIEDLAELIYNLKNANPRARISVKLVSSVGVGTIAAGVAKGRADLVLISGYDGGTGAAPRSSLKHTGLPWEIGLAETHQTLLLNGLRDRIVVETDGKMMTGRDIVVATLLGAEEYGFSTAPLVVLGCVMMRVCHLDTCPVGIATQNPELRKKFAGDPEHVANFMRFIATQTREIMAELGFRTINEMVGRTDALEVNEAIDHWKAKDIDLSALLYSPDLPAKVGRYHSVDQDHELEKTLDFQELIPICKKAIENQEPVVFTTAIRNINRVTGTMLGSEITRRYGEKGLPEDTIQLTLKGSAGQSFGAFIPRGMTLRLVGDSNDFVGKGLSGGKIIVHPDPIVTFTPEKNIIIGNVAFYGASAGEAYIQGIAGERFCVRNSGAKVVVEGVGDHGCEYMTGGKVVVLGSTGRNFAAGMSGGIAYVFNEDETFESKCNAELVHMLPLENQEELDEVYSMIEKHVEYTGSALGKRILTYWEKYAPQFVRVIPKSYLKINDRIKVLEEDGLSSFDAQMAAFDESNKAYETAK; encoded by the coding sequence ATGACAAAGAATGGGTATCCTGTATCTCAAGGTTTATACGATCCACAGCAAGAGCACGAAGCATGTGGTATCGGAATGATTGCAAATATAAATGGTAAACAGACACATAGTATCGTACAAAACGCAGTCAACATCCTTTGTAATTTGGAACATAGAGGTGGCCAATCCTCTGATACAAGCACAGGAGATGGAGCTGGAATATTAACGCAGATTCCGCATCGTTTTTTCCAAAAGCAGTGTGAAAAAGAAAACATCATATTACCGCGAGAAGGCAAATATGGTATTGGAATGGTGTTCTTACCTCAAGATCACGAAATGCGAATGAAAAGCAAAGAATTTTTTGAACGAGTTATTGAAGAAGAAGGACAAACGTTTTTAGGCTGGCGTCCAGTTCCAATCAATGATTCTTTTGTTGGGAAAGTAGCGGCAAAAACAAAGCCAACTATTAGACAAGTATTTATTCAAGTGTCGGATGATATAAAAGATCAAATGGAGTTTGAACGAAAGCTTTACATTATTCGTAAACGAATTGAAAAGGAATTAGCAAGTGTGAAAGGTTATGAAGATGTCTACATCAGTAGTTTATCTACTCGAACCATTGTCTACAAAGGAATGCTAATCCCCGAACAACTTGATTCATTTTACATCGATCTAAATCATCCAGAATTCAAATCCGCACTAGCACTCGTGCATTCTCGTTTTAGTACGAATACTTTCCCAAGCTGGAAGCGATCACATCCAAATCGCTATTCAATTCACAATGGAGAGTTTAATACATTACGAGGTAATGTTAACTGGATGCGTGCACGCGAGCATCTGTGTGAGACGGAATTTTTCAAGGATGAAGATTTGAAAAAAGTTTTACCTGTTATCGATGCTGACGGAAGTGATTCTTCGATGTTTGATAATACCTTTGAGTTTTTACACCTTTCAGGGCGTTCACTTGCTCACACAGCCATGATGATGGTGCCAGAACCTTGGGCAAATGATAAGACAATCAAAGAAGAAAAACGTGATTTTTATGAATATAATAGTACCTTAATGGAGCCATGGGATGGACCGGCTGCACTTGTATTTACAGATGGCAAACAAATTGTTGCATGTCTAGACCGCAATGGACTTAGACCAGCGCGTTATTATGTAACAAAAGATGGCATGATTGTCCTTGGTTCAGAAGTAGGGGCATTGGATATTTTTGCGGATGATATTGAATATAAAGAAAGACTTGCTCCAGGTAAAATTCTTTTAGTAGATTTGGAGAAAGGGACTATTGTTCCTGATGAAGAAGTCAAGCTTCAAGTTGCTTCAGAGAAGCCTTATAAAGAGTGGCTGACAAATCTAAAAGAGTTAGATGATATACCCGAAGCGACTGAACAACCACCCGTTCATGTAGGTGAACAGCTGTTAGAGCAACAGCTTGCATTTGGTTACACAAGAGAAGAACTAAATAAGATCATTAAGCCACTTGTTTTAGATGGTAAAGATCCAGTTGGTTCAATGGGTTATGATTCACCGCTCGCTGTGTTATCGAAAAAGCCACAACTGCTGTATAACTATTTTAAACAGTTGTTTGCGCAAGTTACGAATCCGCCACTAGATGCGATTCGTGAGCAAATTATTACAATGGTTGAAACAACAATAGGTGCTGAAGGTAATTTGGTGAACCCGGATGCTGACAGCTGTAATCATATTCGTTTAAAAACACCTGTGCTAACGAATCAACAACTAGAAAAACTTCGTCAACAACAGCTTGATGGATTTAAAGCGTCGACGTTCTCGACGCTGTTTGATGCAACAGAGGGTCAAGGGAATATGGAAAAAGCACTCCAAGACATTTTTGAGAAAGTCGATCAGGCAGTAGAAGAAGGAACTACACTTCTAATTCTATCTGACCGAGGAGTGACAGAAAATCAAGCGGCAATCCCTGCACTCCTTGCTGTTTCTGGACTGCAGCATCATTTAATCCGCAATGGGTCACGTACAAAAGTGAGCATTTTGATTGAGTCGGCTGAACCAAGAGAAGTACATCACTTTGCTACTCTTATCGGTTATGGTGCAGAAGGAATAAATCCGTATCTTGCATTTGATACCGTACGTGATCTGGTAGATAAAGGTGATATCATCATTGATTCATTTGATCAAGCGGTAACGAACTATATTAACTCAGTAACAGATGGAATCATTAAAATTCTCTCTAAAATAGGGATTTCAACGATTCAAAGTTATCGAGGGGCTCAAATTTTTGAAGCGGTTGGTATTCATATGGATGTCATCGAAAAATATTTCACACGAACATCTTCTCGTTTAGGTGGAATAGGCATTGATATGATTGAAAAAGAAGTGCTAATGCGTCATGAAATAGCATTTGGTGACAATAGAGGGAGCAATAAAACCTTAGATGCTGGAGATGAATTCCAATACCGTTCAAACGGAGAAGATCATCAGTACAATCCAAGCACAATTCACACACTCCAACACGCTTGTCGAACAAATAACTATGAAGTTTTTAATAAATATACGAAAATGCTGACGGATGAAACAACAAACTTGCAGTCATTACGTGGTCTTTTGAAATTTAAAGACAGACAGTCAGTGCCAATTGAAGAAGTAGAATCTGTAGAAGAAATTTGCAAACGTTTCAAAACGGGCGCAATGTCTTATGGAGCTATAAGTCTAGAAGCGCATGAAGCTTTAGCGATTGCGATGAACCGTATTGGTGGCAGAAGTAATTCTGGTGAAGGTGGAGAAGGAATCGATCGTTTTACACCTGATGCAAATGGAGATTCTAGACGCAGTTCTATTAAGCAAGTAGCATCTGGTCGATTTGGTGTAACGAGTCACTATCTGGTTAATGCAGATGAAATCCAAATTAAAGTTGCCCAAGGCGCGAAACCTGGTGAAGGTGGACACTTGCCTGGGAAGAAAGTATACCCATGGATTGCGGAAGTACGTGGCTCTACGCCAGGTGTTGAACTAATTTCACCACCGCCGCATCATGACATTTACTCGATAGAAGATCTTGCGGAGTTAATTTATAATTTGAAAAATGCCAATCCACGTGCGCGTATTAGCGTTAAGTTAGTATCCTCGGTGGGTGTTGGTACCATCGCAGCAGGTGTTGCTAAAGGTAGAGCAGACCTTGTGTTAATTAGTGGCTATGATGGCGGAACAGGTGCTGCACCTCGTTCAAGTTTGAAGCATACAGGTTTACCATGGGAAATAGGGTTAGCTGAAACTCACCAAACTCTTCTTTTAAATGGACTTCGTGATCGAATTGTCGTTGAAACAGATGGCAAAATGATGACGGGAAGAGACATTGTAGTAGCAACCTTACTTGGGGCAGAAGAGTATGGCTTTTCAACGGCACCACTGGTCGTACTTGGTTGTGTCATGATGCGCGTTTGTCATTTAGATACTTGTCCAGTAGGTATCGCGACTCAGAACCCTGAGTTACGTAAGAAATTCGCAGGGGATCCAGAGCATGTAGCAAACTTCATGCGTTTTATTGCCACACAAACGAGAGAAATAATGGCTGAACTTGGCTTTAGAACAATCAACGAAATGGTTGGCCGCACAGATGCTTTGGAAGTGAACGAAGCAATTGATCATTGGAAAGCGAAAGACATCGATCTTTCGGCACTCCTTTATTCACCAGATCTTCCTGCCAAAGTGGGTCGTTATCATTCAGTTGATCAAGATCATGAATTAGAGAAGACACTCGATTTCCAAGAGTTGATTCCAATCTGTAAAAAAGCTATTGAAAACCAAGAGCCAGTTGTATTTACAACGGCTATTCGTAATATAAACCGTGTAACTGGAACGATGCTCGGTAGTGAAATTACGCGACGTTACGGTGAAAAAGGGTTACCTGAGGATACGATTCAATTAACACTTAAAGGATCAGCTGGGCAAAGTTTTGGCGCATTTATTCCACGTGGAATGACACTTAGACTAGTCGGTGATTCTAATGACTTTGTTGGGAAAGGGCTTTCTGGAGGGAAAATTATTGTTCATCCAGATCCAATTGTCACATTTACACCAGAGAAAAATATCATAATAGGTAATGTTGCATTCTATGGTGCGTCTGCAGGTGAAGCGTATATTCAAGGAATCGCTGGAGAACGTTTCTGTGTCCGTAATAGTGGAGCCAAAGTGGTTGTTGAAGGCGTAGGAGACCACGGCTGTGAATACATGACTGGTGGAAAAGTAGTCGTTCTAGGTTCAACGGGACGCAACTTTGCAGCAGGAATGTCAGGCGGTATCGCTTATGTATTTAATGAGGATGAAACATTCGAATCAAAATGCAATGCCGAACTAGTTCATATGCTTCCTTTAGAAAATCAAGAAGAGTTGGACGAAGTATACAGCATGATTGAAAAGCATGTTGAGTACACAGGTAGTGCACTTGGAAAACGAATTTTAACGTATTGGGAAAAGTATGCACCACAATTTGTGCGTGTAATACCTAAATCTTACTTGAAAATAAATGATCGAATTAAAGTACTTGAAGAAGACGGCCTATCTAGTTTCGATGCTCAAATGGCTGCCTTTGATGAAAGCAATAAAGCATACGAGACTGCAAAATAA
- a CDS encoding glutamate synthase subunit beta: MGKPTGFMEYERQAQRERDPLDRTKDWNEYTEKMSEEEIQQQGARCMDCGVPTCHTGIELEGVTTGCPVYHLIPEWNDLVYQGQWKEALKREHEMNNFPEFTGVACPAPCEGACVLGINEPPVAIRTVERAIIEKGFEEGWVVPEPPEKRTGKKVAVIGSGPAGLAAAAQLNKAGHLVTVFERSDRVGGLLTYGIPEMKLPYEMVMRRVNILEQEGITFVTNTEVGKNYSVGKLKTEFDATILCGGATVHRDVQVEGRELTGVHYAMDFLHANTKSLLDSNLKDGMFLPAKGKDVIVIGGGDTGTDCLATAVRHDCKSLTQFDIYDKKGAIRDERGNPWPQYPVVHRIEYGQKEAASKFGEDPRAYAVQTTKFVGDDNGQVKEVHTINVKLRIDEEGNRIREEIPGTEKVWPADLVLLAIGFSGPEQGLLQQLNVETNENSTVKAEYGKYATNVESIFTAGDMRRGQSLIVWAINEGREVARECDRYLMGATVLP; the protein is encoded by the coding sequence ATGGGCAAGCCGACTGGGTTTATGGAGTATGAACGTCAAGCGCAGCGTGAACGCGATCCACTTGATCGAACAAAAGATTGGAACGAGTACACGGAAAAGATGTCAGAAGAAGAAATCCAACAACAAGGGGCGCGCTGCATGGATTGCGGCGTTCCGACTTGCCATACAGGAATCGAACTTGAAGGTGTGACAACAGGTTGCCCAGTTTATCATCTGATACCTGAGTGGAATGACCTCGTCTATCAAGGTCAATGGAAAGAAGCATTAAAACGAGAGCATGAAATGAATAACTTCCCTGAATTTACAGGTGTAGCTTGTCCTGCACCATGTGAAGGTGCATGTGTGCTTGGTATTAACGAGCCTCCTGTTGCTATCCGTACGGTTGAACGAGCAATTATTGAAAAAGGCTTTGAAGAAGGCTGGGTCGTACCTGAGCCTCCCGAGAAACGTACAGGTAAAAAAGTTGCGGTGATTGGGTCAGGACCAGCAGGACTCGCAGCAGCAGCTCAGCTCAATAAAGCAGGGCACTTAGTGACGGTATTTGAGCGCAGCGATCGTGTTGGTGGGCTTCTGACGTACGGTATTCCTGAAATGAAGCTACCATACGAGATGGTAATGCGCCGTGTGAACATACTTGAACAAGAGGGGATTACCTTCGTTACAAACACAGAAGTTGGCAAGAACTACTCTGTTGGAAAACTTAAAACAGAGTTTGATGCAACCATTTTATGTGGTGGTGCAACGGTTCATCGGGACGTTCAAGTGGAAGGTCGCGAATTAACAGGCGTTCATTACGCTATGGATTTCCTTCATGCCAACACGAAAAGTTTGCTTGATTCAAACCTTAAGGATGGTATGTTCCTCCCTGCTAAAGGGAAAGATGTCATTGTTATTGGCGGTGGTGACACTGGAACAGACTGTCTAGCTACAGCTGTAAGACATGACTGTAAGAGCTTAACTCAGTTTGATATTTACGATAAAAAAGGAGCCATTCGTGATGAGCGAGGCAACCCTTGGCCACAATATCCTGTGGTACATCGTATTGAATATGGTCAAAAAGAAGCGGCGAGTAAGTTTGGTGAAGACCCACGAGCTTATGCTGTTCAAACTACAAAATTTGTTGGTGATGACAATGGTCAAGTAAAAGAAGTGCACACGATTAATGTCAAACTTCGAATTGATGAAGAAGGCAATCGTATCCGTGAAGAAATTCCTGGTACAGAGAAAGTATGGCCAGCAGACCTTGTGTTGCTAGCTATTGGTTTTAGTGGACCAGAACAAGGACTTCTTCAGCAGCTAAATGTAGAAACAAACGAAAATTCAACTGTTAAAGCAGAATACGGCAAGTATGCAACGAATGTTGAAAGCATCTTTACAGCAGGGGACATGCGTCGTGGACAAAGTTTAATCGTATGGGCAATCAACGAAGGACGTGAGGTAGCGAGAGAATGTGATCGTTACTTGATGGGCGCTACGGTATTGCCATAA
- a CDS encoding aspartyl-phosphate phosphatase Spo0E family protein, with protein sequence MKVKTMGKKTLTLKQINSKKREMYNMAKHYGLVHPSVVACSQELDRLLNKYQGIHQYDHVV encoded by the coding sequence ATGAAAGTTAAAACAATGGGTAAAAAAACACTGACATTGAAGCAAATAAATAGTAAAAAAAGAGAAATGTATAATATGGCAAAACATTATGGCCTGGTACATCCCTCTGTTGTGGCATGCAGTCAAGAGTTGGATAGGTTATTGAATAAGTATCAAGGGATTCATCAATACGATCACGTCGTTTAA
- a CDS encoding CapA family protein produces MNKLLVLFILCLTLVSCSNLPSSDLPTETQPALNVPEKIEPTLIEPEKTIVTRAHLVAIGDILLHEAVYLDASTTQGSYDFSSMFTKVKPFLEGADIAVANQETMIGGVELGLSSYPTFNSPYEIGDALKDSGIDIVTIANNHTLDHGEKAILNGINHWDRIGMLYTGAFKSNQDREDIRTIQKNDITFSFMSYSYGTNGIPVPEGKPYLINLIDLPLIKQDVEKAKLISDVVVVSMHWGNEYEKKPNQTQIDLATELSDMGVDIIIGHHPHVLQPVDWIERSDGSRTFVMYSLGNFLSGQVGLEKLIGGIGGVEITKTTFEGKSTIALANPSFLPTYGYYDNWRNFEVIPFYQLNDSYLPNYLMHYEDTQNHLKEFTNEITFNER; encoded by the coding sequence ATGAACAAGCTGTTGGTATTATTTATATTGTGTTTAACACTCGTTAGTTGTTCAAATTTACCTTCTAGTGATTTACCAACCGAAACCCAACCTGCCCTCAATGTACCGGAAAAGATTGAACCTACACTGATTGAACCAGAAAAAACAATTGTTACACGTGCACATCTTGTTGCCATCGGAGATATTCTTCTCCATGAAGCTGTATATTTAGACGCATCAACTACTCAAGGATCTTATGATTTCTCTTCTATGTTTACGAAAGTGAAACCGTTCCTAGAAGGAGCTGATATTGCCGTTGCCAATCAAGAAACCATGATTGGCGGAGTAGAGTTAGGCCTTTCCAGTTATCCTACTTTTAATAGCCCTTATGAAATTGGCGATGCTTTAAAAGATTCTGGGATTGATATTGTAACGATAGCTAATAACCACACCTTAGATCATGGTGAAAAAGCCATACTAAATGGCATTAATCATTGGGACAGGATAGGGATGCTTTATACGGGAGCTTTCAAATCAAACCAAGATCGTGAGGATATTCGGACTATCCAGAAAAACGATATTACTTTTTCATTCATGTCTTATAGTTATGGAACCAACGGCATACCTGTGCCTGAAGGTAAACCATATTTAATTAACCTAATTGACTTACCTTTAATAAAACAGGATGTTGAGAAAGCAAAGCTAATTTCAGATGTTGTGGTTGTCTCCATGCATTGGGGAAATGAGTATGAAAAAAAACCAAATCAAACACAAATTGACTTAGCTACTGAACTATCTGACATGGGCGTCGATATCATTATTGGGCATCATCCTCATGTCCTACAACCCGTCGATTGGATTGAACGAAGTGATGGCTCGAGAACATTTGTCATGTATAGTTTAGGGAATTTTTTATCTGGCCAAGTAGGTTTAGAGAAATTAATAGGTGGCATCGGAGGAGTAGAAATCACCAAAACTACATTTGAAGGTAAATCCACTATCGCATTAGCAAATCCTAGCTTTCTGCCGACTTATGGATATTACGATAATTGGCGCAATTTCGAAGTCATTCCATTCTATCAGTTAAATGATAGTTATTTACCAAATTATTTAATGCACTACGAAGACACACAAAATCATTTAAAAGAATTCACAAATGAAATTACATTTAATGAACGTTAA
- a CDS encoding cytochrome c oxidase assembly protein: protein MSNHSHDASGVTLQFIFALPLVMALGFYVFAVILTGRRYKKQWPLYRIAFWILGILCATAAVIGPLAERAHDNFTAHMVSHLLLGMLAPLLMVFAAPMTLILRSLHVNHARRLYRILRSMPIRILSHPVFALTINAGGLWLLYTTNLFMVMQQNMFLHILIHAHVFIAGYLFTMSIIYIDPIPHRTSFYFRAIVLLVALSTHGILSKYIYAHPPNGVSTVEAETGGMLMYYGGDAIEAVLIFLLFYQWFKATRPRVSGAPSKQTITL, encoded by the coding sequence ATGAGTAATCACAGTCATGACGCCTCTGGAGTAACTTTGCAATTCATTTTTGCTCTACCTCTTGTTATGGCATTAGGTTTTTATGTATTTGCTGTTATATTAACTGGCCGCCGCTACAAAAAACAGTGGCCATTATATCGCATCGCTTTTTGGATTCTCGGTATACTTTGTGCTACTGCTGCAGTCATTGGACCTTTAGCAGAACGCGCGCACGATAATTTCACTGCGCATATGGTCAGTCATTTACTACTTGGAATGCTTGCTCCACTTCTTATGGTTTTTGCTGCACCCATGACACTTATACTGCGATCACTTCATGTAAATCACGCAAGACGTCTTTATCGTATACTAAGAAGTATGCCAATACGTATTCTTAGTCATCCCGTCTTCGCGTTAACCATTAATGCTGGAGGACTGTGGTTATTATATACGACAAACTTATTCATGGTGATGCAGCAAAACATGTTTCTACATATACTAATCCACGCCCATGTATTCATCGCGGGTTATCTTTTCACTATGTCCATCATCTATATCGATCCGATACCACATCGAACGAGCTTTTACTTCCGTGCAATCGTACTTCTAGTTGCTTTATCTACACACGGGATTTTGTCTAAGTATATTTATGCGCATCCGCCAAATGGGGTTTCAACTGTAGAGGCTGAAACAGGTGGAATGCTTATGTATTACGGTGGAGACGCTATTGAAGCTGTGCTCATTTTTCTCCTTTTTTATCAATGGTTCAAAGCCACCCGACCTCGAGTCTCAGGTGCTCCTTCAAAACAAACGATTACTTTATAG
- a CDS encoding MBL fold metallo-hydrolase — MNGSTSTERYIPMTTVKSGHGKEVAPDIYSFTIQFVNVCFVGTPGQEEDWVLIDAGTPKSAPKIIEEAKERFGEHVKPRAIVLTHAHFDHIGAIMELIEEWDVPIYAHTLELPYLTGKKNYPIPDSSVDAGLIAKLSPMFPTEAIDLGSRIQALPDDGSIPFMKGWRWIHTPGHTEGHISLFRDIDRALIVGDAFVTVKQESLYSVLTQQLDIHGPPKYLTPDWDSSWESVKLLEKLKPLLAITGHGHPVSGEWLANNLAILAKDFDKMAIPKHGKYLNN; from the coding sequence ATGAATGGAAGTACATCAACTGAAAGATATATTCCAATGACTACAGTAAAAAGTGGACATGGAAAAGAAGTCGCTCCCGACATTTATAGTTTTACCATTCAATTTGTTAATGTTTGCTTTGTTGGAACTCCTGGACAAGAAGAGGATTGGGTACTTATTGACGCAGGGACGCCAAAATCTGCACCAAAGATAATCGAAGAGGCGAAAGAACGATTTGGAGAACATGTAAAACCTAGAGCAATTGTTCTAACACACGCCCATTTTGATCACATAGGAGCGATTATGGAATTAATTGAAGAATGGGACGTTCCTATTTATGCCCATACATTAGAATTACCGTATTTGACTGGTAAAAAAAATTATCCGATTCCTGATAGCTCGGTGGATGCGGGGCTGATTGCTAAATTATCACCAATGTTTCCAACAGAAGCGATTGATTTAGGTAGTCGTATTCAAGCTCTGCCGGATGATGGTTCAATACCCTTTATGAAGGGGTGGCGCTGGATTCATACGCCTGGCCATACAGAAGGGCATATCTCTTTATTCAGAGATATTGATCGAGCTTTAATTGTGGGAGATGCATTTGTCACAGTAAAACAGGAATCATTATACAGCGTGTTAACACAACAATTAGACATTCATGGACCTCCGAAATACTTAACGCCAGATTGGGATTCTTCATGGGAATCAGTCAAGTTATTAGAGAAACTAAAACCATTACTAGCGATTACTGGGCATGGACATCCAGTTTCTGGCGAATGGTTAGCCAATAATTTAGCAATTCTTGCTAAGGACTTTGATAAAATGGCTATACCAAAACACGGAAAATACTTAAATAATTAA
- a CDS encoding DUF2243 domain-containing protein, with amino-acid sequence MTIKPQKSKNDAKYANRTALSGRNLLGGFLFGLGFVAFIDETVFHQLLHWHHFYDKSTRDIGLVSDGLFHAFSWFATIGSAFLLADLHRRNAFWLKRWVGGVFLGGGTFQLYDGTIQHKLMELHQIRYNVNIMPYDVIWNLSAFAMIVVAYFLLVNNSSYQKGAKGSNPNE; translated from the coding sequence ATGACTATCAAACCTCAAAAATCAAAAAATGATGCAAAATATGCTAATCGTACTGCATTGTCAGGCCGCAATCTTTTAGGAGGGTTTTTGTTCGGTCTCGGCTTTGTCGCTTTTATTGATGAAACAGTGTTTCACCAACTGCTTCATTGGCATCATTTTTATGACAAGTCCACGAGGGATATAGGATTGGTTTCTGATGGTTTATTCCATGCGTTCAGTTGGTTTGCTACTATTGGATCTGCATTTTTGTTAGCGGATCTTCATCGGCGGAATGCATTTTGGCTTAAAAGATGGGTGGGGGGCGTGTTTCTAGGTGGAGGTACATTTCAATTATATGACGGAACGATCCAGCACAAGCTCATGGAGTTGCACCAAATTCGATATAATGTGAATATCATGCCCTATGACGTCATATGGAACCTATCAGCCTTTGCGATGATTGTAGTTGCTTACTTCCTTCTTGTGAATAACTCATCCTATCAAAAAGGCGCGAAAGGCTCCAATCCAAATGAGTAA